CCACCAAGTGCTTCTCTGAGTACTCCAGGCTTTTGCCCGTCTTCTTCGAGTACTCCATTGATTTAGTGGAGTGTGGAGGCAGGATGTTAGTGGTTCTGCTGTCAGAATTCTTCGAAAGTGCTAGCCTCAGGGTGTGGTGTTACGATGAGGATGTTCGATCTTGGCACCAAATTGCAGCAATGCCTCCAGCAATGTCCCATGAGTGGTATGGCAAGAATGTGGATATAAACTGTGTAGGGGCTGGTGACCAGATACTGATCTGCTTAAGCTCTGCTGAGATTTCTAGCTGTGTTCTGTGTGACTTGGCCGCCAATGAATGGGTTGAATTGCCCAAATGTTTTATGGATGGTGAAGCCATAAAGTTCATGTCTGCCTTCTCATTTGAGCCAAGGATTGAGGCTTCTGTATGATTTGGAGTTCATGCCTGCCtttggattttttcttttctttttattttcttcttattcttttaGCATTTCTCTTACATTCCATTGTTCTGTATGCATTGTGTAGGCAATTTAGCTAAATGGAAATCGGCATGATTTTATTATACAATGAAAAGTGTTTTAGATTGTTGGCTACTTGTAGCACACTTGAAAGGAAGGCTTACGTTTATTGGCTTTGTATCTCTTCATGTTCTagtgaattttctctcttcttcataGACATAAACAAACACTCTCTTGTGCAATTGAGGTATTGTTACGGTTAGTCACCTGCAAGATATTTTTTACCATAAATCAGATCCGAATCCCACATTTAATCTATGGAAAGAAATCACCAACATTTACGTGACTGAACTTAGTAAAATcctatataattaattacacGTTAACAGGCCCAAACCCTGATCAGCTTGTATTACAAAACGACGCTAAAAATACTGTCGttaacaaataaaacacaGAGCGAATATAATACAGTGACGTGGAGAGAGATAATTGGACACAGGTAGAGATAATCATGGGACGGCGCGCAGACGATTCTTCTCGCGCCTTCGTTGAACGGTGACCTCCTCGCCAAGCCAAACCAGAGAAATAAAAGAGGACGAAGGAACAGAAGAGAGATCCGATTCAATTCAGTCGAAGACGAAAATGGAGTTTAAATCTAAAGACGAAAAGCGATTGGAGCAGCGATTGGAGGAGCTTCACAAAGACGTGTCGAAGAAGCAGAAGTTCGAAGACGCCGTCGTCTCCCTCAATTCGCTGCTTCGGGACCACTACGCCTCCGCTTCCCCTTCCCTCCGGAAATTGTATTACGGCGTCGTTTGCCGAGTCGCCACTGTCTTGAAGACCCGGTACACCTCGCCGGGTTTCTGGGCCGCCGGACTCGCCCTATTCCGGCTCGCCCAATCCCTCGTTTCCGACCCGGCCGAGAAGGCCCACTTGCTCTCCTGCATCTCCGAGGCCCAGCAGGTCGTTCATCAGGAAAGCGACCCTCCACAACCCTCGTCTTCTCCAAATCAAGGTCTTAGAGATCTTTTGCAGAAaccctttttcattttattttgtttgattcgattttgatttttgattttgttatttaGGGTATTTGTTTGAGGGGCATCTGACGGTGGATCGGGAGCCGCCACAGCCGCAGTGGCTGGTGCAGTCGAATCTCATGACTGCCGCCCTAGCGGCGGGGTCGTCTTCCGTGCCGGGTAGGCCGGAATCCGGAACCGACGACAGCAACAACTCGGAAAGCGCGGTGAATTTGCTTCAGTCCCTCATCGACAACCTCGACAACGTTTTTCCGCCGGGGATAATGGATGATGTGAGGGCAGCCCCGAGGGTCCCGCCGGCGAGCAAACGGGTAGTGGCGAATCTTCCGGTGATTACGATCACAGAGGAGGTGTTGAAGAAGCTCGGAGAGGAGGCCGAGTGCGCCATTTGTAAAGAGAACTTGGTTGTGAATGACAAGATGCAGGAGTTGCCTTGCAAGCACACATTTCACCCTCCATGCCTAAAGCCATGGCTGGTAAATTTCgaaatttttgttctttgaacATGTGTCATTTGCTTGCATTGAATTCCAAATTTGAAGTAACCATCCGACGTGGTTGTTGGGTTGTTTTTGTTGCGCAGGACGAGCACAATTCGTGTCCGATATGCCGGCATGAGTTGCAGACTGATGATCATGCGTATGAAAGCTGgaaggagagggagagggaggcTGAAGAAGACAGAAAGGGGGCTGCAAATGCCGTTCGAGGTGGTGAATACATGTATGTTTagatgatgatgttgatgatgatatttGCTTCAACAATTTGTCAATTTGCAGCTCCACTCTAAGCTAGAAATTTTTATTCATCCCACACATTAAGCATGGTGGTGGTTGTAATTTCAGACAAATAATAGAGCAAATGTGGTTGCTTTTCTTGTATAATCAGGGCACATTTTCATTGGGAAGCAGATTTTAGAAATATTGAAACTTTTATATGATGTGGCACATTTCTATCATCTGTGATGGAAAGTGTTTGAAGTTCTTCGCTGAGCTTTTATCATTTCTTCAAGTTCagggtttgttttggttttagatGGGTAGCTGAACCTTTTCAATGCCATAGAAATTTCGAGTTATTCAGATCGATCATGTAATGCAGATAAACTGCATCACAGATTGAAGAGATGTTGTGGAGCTGTAGATAAAATAGATTGGGCTCTACATTCATGGGCTAagaataaaattcaaaactctAAAATTTCCCGCGGTTCGGAGGTTAAATCCATCGAAAATGGACTTTTTAATCGACTCTCTCTTTTGGGCTTCAAgtttgaagttggaaaatgGGCCTAACTAATACAACGAGCCCAAATAATGTAAAACATTGTGGCCGTTTGGAAAAATGCCATTGGAGGTGAAGGCCAAATCTTTTTGTGAAATCGTGGCGCAAGCGTTGAACAGAAAATACAGATTGCACCACTCATCATGTATGTAAACTATGTATTAGTAGCAGCAAAGCAAAACCCCATTTGCGTTTGACATGGAAATGGCCACTTGTTTCTCTTCCACTTCCTCATCGTCCTCCTCCGGCCTTGCCACCAAATTGGGAAGCCGATGTGATCATATCCCTCATCATGCCCAAACCCAAATCAACGGCTATGGTTCCTTCTTGGGGTGCCGTCGGAGGAGCAGATTAAGATCTGTAGTGGTCGCAGGTGGCTCAGCCTCATCTTCTACCAAGAAGACTGCTGTCAATGGCTATGTGGGTCCAGGCAGCTCCGCAGACAGATTAATCTCCACTTGGAGCGATTCTTGTTTGGTGGTACCTCCACCCACTGGCAAGAAGCCTCGTGCCATCATCAAGTTCTTGGGTGGTGCCTTCATTGGAGCTGTTCCTGAACTTACTTACAGGtcccaatttttgttttgcatttgtataattatttattatttattattgggTCCCTGAAATTCATGCGAATTGGTTGTTGCAGCTACTTAACTGAGCTATTGGCAAAAGATGGGTTTCTTGTTATATCAGTGCCATACAATGTGACCTTTGATCATGTCCAAGCTGCTGCACAAGTGTATGAGAGGTTCAATGCCTGCTTGGACACCATCTTAGCTTCTGGATTGCCCAATGCCAATCTATCACCTGCCCAACTTGCTCAACTGCCTGTGTTTTCTGTTGGCCATAGGTAATTGAGTTGAGTGGCTTCAAAGTTCATTATCATGGCAGCATTGGATGCACTGATTTACATATCTGtgtgtttttaataatttgtttgTAGTAATGGCGCGCTTCTTCAAGTACTTGCAGGGAGCTATTTCTCTGATAAAGTCCCAAAGGTTTGTTCTGCTTTACAAGCCCTTTTGATAAGTAGATTGTGTAGTGTTGTTTCATGTTAAGTAATCTGATAAATTCACTTAGTTTGACAAGCAATATTGTCTCCCTCTGATAAAAGGCCAATGCCATAATCGCGTACAACAATAGACCAGCGACAGAGGCTGTGCCTTACTTTGAGCAGGTAATTGATATTTATCCTCTGCTTCATATCATGTATTAGAATTTGGGTTATAGTGTTCTAAAGTTTATATTACTATTCTGCAGCTAGGTCCTTTAGTTAATCAGATGGTGCCTATTGTAGAAGCATCTCCAGTTTCATCAATGGCTAGGACTGCCTCAGGTAGCTTCCTGACTTGCTCGGACCTTATTTAGTATTagatttccttttttcttccctcTGGTTTTTCTGTAAGGATTGCATATTGGCTTGCTTTCCCTTCCCCTCTGTGGCTTTCTTAAGTGTGATATGTTCTTAGAGAATTTAACTTGCTGCCATTTGTTATTCTTGTATTCCATTTGGTGGCATTGAAGATGTGCCAAATGAAAAGAATTTTAGGTACCTACCTTGTTCATCCACTTTCTTTGCATGTCAGAGCCAAATATAGTGTTGCTTCTTTACTTTTATGTTTATAAGGTATTGATTCATGAGAGTAAGTACAGAATCCTAGTTATTCTACGATGGTATACCCTGTGGTAAGCCATAGGTCATCATGTTTACCTAACTTCCTCCATAGTTACATCCATTAAAGATTGAACTCCCTTAAACTGAGTTTCTGAATTGAGTGGTATACCATGTCATGCGTGGCGTGCTCGCACTTTCTGATACTCCCGTTTTTCACCACTTCCTGTATGTAGGAGATGCATGGAAGGCACTGGTTGATGCAGCCGGAGCAATGCTACCAGACAATCAGGAAACTCTAAGTTCGCTGACTAAATTTGTTGATCAGCTACCTTCAGTGCTAAATGAGGTATCTTGTTGGCTTGGAAGAAGTCATTGCCTTATGCTTTCAGTTCTTAATATTGCAGAGTAATTCTGTGGAGTTATTCTAAACAAATTCATAATCTTTCTGGCAGGTAACGCAAGGGATATCAGAATTTAAGCCAACACCCTCTGAAAATCGTGTTTTCTTTAAAAGCTCGTACAATGTCAAACACACACTACTGGTATGCGTGGTGTCCCGTTATTTTGAATCATCATGCAATGGGTGACAATGATTTTATTCTCTGGCTTAAATATTGTTTGCATTTCAGGTGAAGTTCAATTTCGACGCAATTGATGAGACATATACTCTTGAAGAGACACTGAAGCCTCGTGTGGAATCTATTGGCGGGACACTAGAAAAGGTCGAAATAAGTGGTAACCATATCACACCATGCATACAGGTGAACTGAACTCCAAACAATTTTGAGTTCTGCATATCCTATGTGCTCATTCGTCTGATTTAGAAGCTTTAacttttataattattatctCAATAGCCTCATCTTCGCTTTTATTTGGCCTGATCAGGAGCCAAAGTGGCAAGTAGGGAACGTGTACACTCCAGCAGATGCTGTTGCTCAGAGTCTCAAGACTCTTTCTCTAAATGACGTTAGAGTCCTCTCAAGAACTATAAGCGACTGGTTCAGAGGCTTTGAGGATTGAGGTGCCATAGTTTCAATCAAATGGTTTGTTGGACTTATGTCTTAGCCCAATTGCTTATTTGTAAAGTTCATGTTACTTGGAAATTCCTGAATTGGGCCGCCAAGCCAAGAAGCATCTCATCTTTATTTGGTGTTGCCCTGTTAGGAGAAATCCAACTTGattgtttgtgttgtgttgggCAACTGCTGTTTGATTTTAGATTTTATACTCTTTGAGAGTGATTCTGGAAAGGCCAATAATCACTTCTATGGAGAAGCACGTTGTTTCTCCTCATAAGTGATTCTCGCCCTCTCATAATCACTCCCAAACAAGccttaatattattataaatgttataaaaataatcataGTATGAAAAGTACCACTGAATATTGGGAGTGGAATTGTATTTGCTCTTGTGGTTTTTACACAAATAGAATTTCCTCTTAGATAGAATTCTCTAACTCTCAGATTTCtcactctcttttcttctctcaatTGAGTGTGTTATCACTTCTCGTTTCTTATTAAGCCTTTAAATAGGCCAAAGCGCTTGTGATGTGCGGTGGGTTACAAGGGAAGGTGGCAGACAAATTCcttcattcttttcttcttttctttatgtgGGCTCAACCATGTTCTTTACAACACCCCTCTCTGGAGACCACACGTCCTTtgattggttgcctcattaaaaccttgcttgaaGAAACCCagtaggaaaaaaaacttaagcGAAGGGAAAATAGTACAACTTCATTTGGGATATAAGAACAATGTTAAATGTGCTCATGTTGCCTATTTAAAATCTTGCTGGGAAAAACCCAATGGGAAAAATCCGAGTCGAAGGAAGGAGAGTACAATGCGCATATGTCCTGTGTTAAaggactcttgaatgctcccccCCGATTTTGCACGCTTCAATTCAATTGCTTGTAGAGTTGACGTAATCTGATACCATGCACGAGCTTTTGGAATGTACAAGTATTTTCCAATAGCCTTggaaaaaccattgtggatgGAAGTGATGTATCCCCAGAAGAAAATGCAAAGGCTAAGATTTTTCTTTGCCATCACATTCATGAAGCGCTGAAAAGCGAATACATGGTGGTTGATGACCCACTGGTTTTGTGGAAAGCTTTATGTGAAAGGTACAATCACCAAAAGACGGTGATCCTCCTGAGAGCTAGATATGAGCGGACACACTTCAGTTTCCAAGATTTCAAGTTAGTGTCTGTGTACAACTCGGCAATGAATCACCTCCTTGATGAAGTTATGTGGTGAAAATATCTCTGAGGAGGATATGCTTGAAAAAACTCTCAATACCTTTCATGCCTCAACTGTGCTCCTGTAGCAGCAATATAGGCATAGTGGTTTTACGAAGTACTCAGAACTGGTATCCTGCCTTTTATTGGCCGAGCAGAATAATgagtttttattgaaaaatcaCCAATCTCGTCCAATAGACTCAGTACCatttaggggtgggcatcgggACCGAAAAACCGGAACACAGAACCGAACCTgtgaaaaaaaaggggaaaaaaatcggtttaccaaaaaagtcaacaaactGGACCGAATCGATTCCAATCGGTTTCGATTTCGATTTTACACCCCACCGGACcagtcatatatatatatatatatatatatatatttatttttacaaaattttaaaatctaatgccatattttaaattttatgatcactatttttccaagttcaacttcaaaaaatttctaaatgtatgaattggattatttgttaattttcaagccaaacaaataagttatttattataatatttttaaaacaatatatttttaaaaaaattttggaaaaaaatttaaaataataataaattaataattcgGTTCAAAATCAGAATTGGTCAGAACCGGATCGAAATCGATCAGAATTGAACCGgttggtttttgaaattttttttgcctaaaCCAGACCGAATTGAACCGGTTAAATAATACCAGTTCTGATTCTAATTTGAGGTGAGAACTGAACCGAACCAGACCCCGCCCTTGAAGTGAATGTTGCATCTCAGGAAGTGAATGTCACCTCATCTCGTAGTAGTACCCATAGACGTGGGCGAGGAGGCAAGCGTGGTAGCTGGTAAGGGAATAAAAAAGATCGTGGTGCCCATTCATATGACTTAGGTCCAAGGAGCAATCTATACAAAGAGCAATTCCAGCAGTTAGTGCATGATATTAGATTACGTcaactctgcaagcaatcGAATTGAAGCGTGTCAAATCAGAgggagcattcaagagtccATGCGCGTTGTACTCTCTTTTCTTCGATTATGATTTTTCTCAGTGGGTTTTTTCGTAGCAAtgttttaacgaggcaacatGAGCGCATTtaactttgtttttatatcCCAAATGAAGTTGTACTCTTTCCTCTTCGCTTAGGTTTTTTTTCCTACTAggtttttccaagcaaggtttaaatgaggcaaccaatcaAAGGACGTGTGGTCTCCA
The window above is part of the Prunus dulcis chromosome 1, ALMONDv2, whole genome shotgun sequence genome. Proteins encoded here:
- the LOC117631101 gene encoding E3 ubiquitin-protein ligase AIP2; this encodes MEFKSKDEKRLEQRLEELHKDVSKKQKFEDAVVSLNSLLRDHYASASPSLRKLYYGVVCRVATVLKTRYTSPGFWAAGLALFRLAQSLVSDPAEKAHLLSCISEAQQVVHQESDPPQPSSSPNQGYLFEGHLTVDREPPQPQWLVQSNLMTAALAAGSSSVPGRPESGTDDSNNSESAVNLLQSLIDNLDNVFPPGIMDDVRAAPRVPPASKRVVANLPVITITEEVLKKLGEEAECAICKENLVVNDKMQELPCKHTFHPPCLKPWLDEHNSCPICRHELQTDDHAYESWKEREREAEEDRKGAANAVRGGEYMYV
- the LOC117631092 gene encoding uncharacterized protein LOC117631092; translation: MEMATCFSSTSSSSSSGLATKLGSRCDHIPHHAQTQINGYGSFLGCRRRSRLRSVVVAGGSASSSTKKTAVNGYVGPGSSADRLISTWSDSCLVVPPPTGKKPRAIIKFLGGAFIGAVPELTYSYLTELLAKDGFLVISVPYNVTFDHVQAAAQVYERFNACLDTILASGLPNANLSPAQLAQLPVFSVGHSNGALLQVLAGSYFSDKVPKANAIIAYNNRPATEAVPYFEQLGPLVNQMVPIVEASPVSSMARTASGDAWKALVDAAGAMLPDNQETLSSLTKFVDQLPSVLNEVTQGISEFKPTPSENRVFFKSSYNVKHTLLVKFNFDAIDETYTLEETLKPRVESIGGTLEKVEISGNHITPCIQEPKWQVGNVYTPADAVAQSLKTLSLNDVRVLSRTISDWFRGFED